Proteins from a genomic interval of Streptococcus oralis:
- a CDS encoding glutathione peroxidase, whose translation MTSIYNFSVLNQNNQATPLESYRGKVLLIVNTATGCGLTPQYQGLQELYDRYQDQGFEILDFPCNQFMGQAPGSAEEINNFCSLHYQTTFPRFAKVKVNGKEADPLYRWLKDQKSGPLGKRIEWNFAKFLIDRDGQVLERFSSKTDPQTIQESLQKIL comes from the coding sequence ATGACCAGTATATATAATTTTTCCGTTTTAAACCAAAACAACCAAGCAACTCCCCTGGAGAGCTATCGTGGCAAGGTTCTCTTGATTGTCAACACTGCTACTGGATGTGGTTTAACGCCCCAGTACCAGGGACTTCAAGAACTCTATGACCGCTATCAAGATCAGGGCTTCGAAATCTTGGATTTCCCTTGCAATCAGTTCATGGGACAAGCACCCGGCAGCGCAGAAGAAATCAATAACTTCTGTAGCCTACACTATCAGACTACTTTTCCTCGTTTTGCCAAGGTCAAGGTCAACGGCAAGGAAGCAGATCCTCTTTATCGTTGGCTAAAAGACCAGAAATCTGGCCCACTAGGAAAACGAATCGAATGGAATTTTGCTAAGTTTCTCATTGACCGAGATGGGCAAGTCCTTGAGCGCTTCTCTTCCAAAACAGACCCCCAAACCATCCAAGAGTCTCTTCAAAAAATACTCTAA
- a CDS encoding alpha-L-fucosidase — protein sequence MNRYLFEKGQTFSIRKLTVGVASVIVGLAFFASGTVRADETSPATTSNLDKQIEQVTDIEQTKAEPVKEEGRVETEKQETPVADTSNADLLPEDIQDRAYPDTPVKGLDTTTIVDQKASPKVETKSILKDKEEAPKETENGNRAIINGGQDLKHINYEGQPATAATMVYSTYNAGEQRYLVSGSGIFVAPNLILTVAHNFLEANKETGEGHIRGGKSAQFYYNVGSNSEKKNSLPSSGTTVLFREKDIHFWNKKEFGKGYKNDLALIEAPTPLPIASPNKAATFAPLADHKTHQPGESISTIGYPTDSSSKELKQPILAGQLYKADGTIRSVESYDDKGTTGITYQTTSVSGLSGGGIVDSQGKVLGVHQHGTVDNGVPEKDRFGGGLVLSPEQLKWVKDMIAKYGVKGWYQGDNGNRYYFTDEGRMLRNETAVIGSNEYSFNQDGIATLTKGVEYGRVVIQHEDEEGNPVKDNDTFIEQTSVGAEFNYNFKSEIEKTDFYQKNKDKYEIVSIDGVAVNKQLKDAWAEEHNVVSKAPAGTRVIKVVYKVNKGSFKVYYRQKGTTTELAEATVDNNDGQEYDVSFVNTFHAKDIAGYRPVKVSLEATIQQKGVNEVVFEYEPVANTANPTTPTPPVAHPEDKETEIGNHGPLPSKAQLDYHKEELAAFIHYGMNTYTNSEWGNGKEDPRYFNPTNLDTDQWIRTLKETGFKRTIMVVKHHDGFVAYPSKYTDHTVAASPWKDGKGDLLEEVSKSASKYDMNMGVYLSPWDANHPKYHVATEKEYNQYYLNQLKEILGNPKYGNKGKFIEVWMDGARGSGAQKVTYTFDEWFKYIKEAEGDIAIFSAQPTSVRWIGNERGIAGDPVWHKVKRANITDDVKNEYLNHGDPDGDMYSVGEADVSIRSGWFYHDNQQPKSLKELMDIYFKSVGRGTPLLLNIPPNKEGKFADADVARLKEFKATLDQMYATDFAKGATVTASSTRQNHLYKESHLTDGKDDTSWALSNDATTGSFTVDLGQKRRFDVVELKEDIAKGQRISGFKIEVEINGRWVTYGEGSTVGYRRLIQGKPVEAQKIRVTITGAQATPILTNFSVYKTPSSIEKTDGYPLGLEYHSNTTADTAGTTWYNESEGVRGTSMWTNQKDAKVSYTFTGTKAYVVSTVDPGHGEMSVYVDGQKVADVQTKNASRKRSQKVFETGDLAPGQHTITLVNKTGEPIATEGIYTLNNDSKGMFELESTNYEVEKGKPVTVKIKRVGGSKGTATVRFITEPGTGVHGKVYQDTTQDVTFEDGETEKTVTIPTIDFTEQADSIFDFKAKLTSVSDGALLGFATDATIQVMKAELLIKDQTSYDDQASQLDYSPGWHHETNSADKYQKTESWASFGRLTDEQKKKTTVTAYFYGTGLDIKGYVDPNHGIYKVFLDGKEVPYQDGMGNASTIDGKKYFSGRAAQRQGNQTLVSLKGLDENLHAVTLQLDPDRNDLSRNIGIQVDQFITRGEGSELYSKADIIQSISKWKDDLSNFDSAGLKNTATARQAFQANLEKLRNQLSTDAVDVQEVMLTVSALQDILSKDENYQKPGEGPSPEQPAEPKQPEIEYNKAMASLTEAIEKKVGELGSNKEAKKKLLEIADQAIAAIQEAKTQEAVNQALETALEQISKLEAAQPEKPAQPEKPTQPETPAQPEKPAQPEKPVQPEKPAQPETPVQPEKPAQPEKPAQPENPTQPEKPAQPEKPAQPETPAQPESPVQPEKPAQPEKPAQPEKPAQPEKPAQPEKPAQPETPVQPEKPTQPETPAQPEKPAQPEKPAQPEKPAQPEKPAQPETPAQPETPAQPEKPVQPEKPAEPEKPAEPEKPAQPEKPVQPEKPTQPETPVQPEKPITSSSPEEGVKDLVFTLPSLEIVNKVVPFKTIRHENPQLDKGKEQVLSEGKDGLLVEYVEVDGDNRKVLQTEATPAQDRVIEVGSKQSSVGTEAPPVVTLPEYVLPRETEKPTPAVTDNSSAKDEKAPITATVKEDKERELPATGEQEATAFLFLAVITSILSLLIFQKNFKD from the coding sequence ATGAATCGATACCTTTTTGAAAAAGGGCAAACATTTAGCATTCGGAAGTTGACTGTAGGTGTGGCCTCTGTCATCGTCGGACTGGCGTTTTTTGCTTCTGGAACCGTGCGTGCGGACGAAACCTCCCCTGCCACGACATCCAATCTTGACAAACAGATTGAGCAAGTCACAGATATAGAACAGACCAAGGCTGAACCAGTCAAAGAAGAAGGCCGAGTAGAGACTGAAAAACAAGAAACACCTGTTGCCGATACCAGCAATGCTGATTTGCTCCCTGAAGACATCCAGGACCGTGCCTATCCTGACACACCTGTCAAAGGACTCGACACGACTACTATCGTTGACCAGAAAGCTAGTCCAAAAGTAGAAACTAAGAGCATTCTAAAGGATAAGGAAGAAGCTCCAAAAGAAACTGAGAATGGAAACCGTGCTATTATTAACGGTGGACAAGACCTCAAACACATCAACTACGAGGGACAACCTGCAACTGCTGCTACTATGGTTTACAGCACTTACAATGCAGGAGAGCAACGTTACCTCGTTTCAGGATCTGGTATCTTTGTAGCCCCTAACCTGATCCTTACTGTTGCTCATAACTTCCTAGAAGCAAATAAAGAAACTGGCGAAGGTCACATTCGTGGTGGGAAATCTGCCCAGTTCTACTATAACGTTGGTTCAAACAGCGAAAAGAAAAACTCACTTCCATCTTCTGGAACTACGGTTTTATTTAGAGAAAAGGATATCCATTTCTGGAATAAGAAGGAGTTTGGAAAAGGCTATAAAAACGACCTTGCTCTTATAGAAGCTCCTACTCCTCTTCCAATTGCTAGCCCAAACAAAGCAGCAACCTTTGCACCTTTAGCAGATCACAAGACGCATCAACCAGGAGAATCCATTAGTACGATTGGCTACCCAACTGACTCGAGCTCGAAAGAGTTAAAACAGCCTATCCTAGCTGGCCAACTTTACAAGGCAGACGGAACTATCCGATCTGTTGAGTCTTATGATGATAAGGGAACGACCGGTATCACCTACCAAACCACTTCTGTATCTGGTTTGTCTGGTGGTGGGATTGTAGATAGCCAAGGAAAAGTTCTCGGTGTTCACCAACACGGAACCGTTGACAATGGTGTTCCTGAAAAGGATCGCTTTGGTGGCGGACTCGTCCTTTCACCTGAACAACTGAAATGGGTTAAGGACATGATTGCCAAATATGGTGTGAAAGGCTGGTACCAAGGAGATAACGGAAATCGTTACTACTTTACCGATGAGGGGCGTATGCTTCGGAACGAAACAGCTGTTATCGGAAGCAACGAATATTCCTTCAACCAAGATGGGATTGCTACCTTAACCAAGGGAGTTGAATACGGACGTGTGGTTATTCAACACGAAGATGAAGAAGGAAATCCAGTCAAAGATAATGATACTTTTATCGAACAGACGAGTGTCGGAGCAGAATTCAACTATAACTTTAAGTCAGAAATCGAGAAAACGGACTTCTATCAGAAGAATAAAGACAAATACGAAATTGTATCCATTGATGGCGTAGCAGTCAATAAACAACTAAAAGATGCTTGGGCTGAAGAGCACAATGTTGTCAGCAAAGCGCCTGCCGGTACACGTGTCATCAAGGTGGTCTATAAAGTCAACAAAGGCTCCTTCAAAGTTTACTACCGTCAAAAAGGAACCACTACTGAACTAGCGGAAGCGACAGTTGATAACAATGACGGCCAAGAGTATGACGTTTCCTTTGTCAACACCTTCCATGCAAAAGACATTGCTGGCTACCGTCCAGTAAAAGTTAGCTTGGAAGCAACTATCCAGCAAAAAGGGGTGAATGAGGTCGTCTTTGAATATGAGCCAGTCGCTAATACAGCTAATCCAACGACTCCAACACCACCAGTAGCTCATCCAGAAGATAAGGAAACCGAGATTGGCAATCATGGGCCTCTTCCAAGCAAGGCTCAACTCGATTACCACAAGGAAGAATTGGCGGCCTTCATCCACTACGGAATGAACACTTATACCAATTCTGAATGGGGAAATGGGAAAGAAGACCCCCGATACTTCAATCCAACCAACTTGGATACTGACCAGTGGATTCGCACTCTGAAGGAAACAGGCTTCAAACGAACCATTATGGTTGTTAAACACCACGACGGTTTCGTTGCTTACCCTTCTAAGTATACAGATCATACTGTAGCTGCTAGCCCATGGAAAGATGGAAAGGGTGACCTTCTCGAAGAAGTTTCCAAGTCTGCTAGCAAGTATGACATGAATATGGGTGTTTACTTGTCACCATGGGATGCCAATCATCCAAAATACCATGTTGCAACCGAAAAAGAATACAACCAATACTATCTCAACCAACTAAAAGAAATCCTTGGAAATCCAAAATACGGAAATAAAGGGAAATTTATCGAGGTTTGGATGGACGGTGCGCGTGGTAGCGGTGCCCAAAAAGTAACCTATACTTTTGATGAGTGGTTCAAATATATCAAAGAAGCTGAAGGAGATATCGCCATCTTCTCTGCTCAACCGACAAGCGTTCGCTGGATCGGAAATGAACGTGGTATCGCAGGTGACCCTGTATGGCATAAAGTGAAAAGAGCCAACATCACAGACGATGTGAAAAACGAATACCTCAACCATGGTGACCCAGATGGTGATATGTACTCTGTGGGGGAAGCTGACGTTTCGATCCGTTCTGGTTGGTTCTACCATGACAATCAACAGCCGAAATCACTCAAAGAGTTGATGGACATCTACTTCAAGTCTGTTGGTCGTGGAACCCCTCTCCTTCTCAATATTCCACCAAACAAAGAAGGAAAATTCGCAGATGCAGATGTAGCTCGCTTGAAGGAATTCAAGGCAACTCTAGACCAAATGTATGCGACTGACTTTGCGAAAGGTGCCACTGTAACAGCAAGTTCTACTCGTCAGAACCACCTCTACAAGGAAAGTCACCTGACTGACGGTAAAGATGATACTAGCTGGGCGCTCTCAAATGATGCCACAACCGGTAGCTTTACAGTCGATTTAGGACAAAAGAGACGCTTTGACGTTGTCGAACTCAAAGAAGACATCGCCAAAGGTCAACGTATCTCTGGTTTCAAGATTGAAGTCGAAATCAACGGTCGCTGGGTGACTTACGGTGAAGGTTCAACTGTTGGTTACCGTCGCTTGATTCAAGGTAAACCTGTAGAGGCACAAAAAATCCGTGTAACCATCACTGGTGCTCAAGCAACTCCAATCTTGACCAACTTCTCAGTCTACAAGACACCAAGCAGCATTGAAAAGACAGATGGCTACCCTCTTGGACTTGAATACCACTCAAACACAACGGCAGATACAGCCGGAACAACTTGGTACAATGAATCTGAAGGTGTTCGTGGTACTTCTATGTGGACCAATCAAAAAGATGCCAAAGTAAGCTATACCTTCACAGGAACCAAGGCCTATGTCGTCTCTACAGTCGACCCAGGTCATGGAGAAATGTCCGTCTACGTTGATGGCCAAAAAGTTGCGGATGTGCAAACTAAGAACGCAAGCCGTAAACGCAGCCAAAAAGTCTTTGAGACAGGTGATTTAGCACCAGGCCAACACACTATTACTCTTGTAAATAAAACAGGCGAACCAATTGCTACAGAAGGGATCTACACCCTAAACAATGATAGCAAGGGAATGTTTGAACTCGAATCTACTAACTACGAAGTCGAAAAAGGAAAACCAGTCACTGTTAAAATTAAACGTGTTGGTGGAAGCAAGGGAACTGCTACTGTTCGCTTCATCACAGAACCTGGAACTGGAGTTCACGGTAAAGTTTACCAAGATACAACTCAAGATGTGACTTTTGAAGATGGAGAAACAGAAAAGACTGTGACCATCCCAACGATTGACTTTACAGAACAAGCCGACTCTATCTTTGACTTTAAAGCCAAGCTCACTTCTGTTTCTGATGGTGCCCTGCTCGGTTTCGCTACCGATGCAACCATCCAAGTGATGAAAGCTGAATTGCTGATCAAGGATCAAACAAGTTATGATGACCAAGCTAGTCAGTTGGATTACAGTCCTGGCTGGCACCATGAAACCAATTCCGCAGACAAGTACCAAAAGACGGAGTCTTGGGCTTCCTTTGGTCGCTTAACTGATGAGCAAAAGAAAAAGACAACCGTAACAGCATACTTCTACGGTACTGGTCTTGATATCAAGGGCTATGTTGATCCAAATCATGGTATCTACAAAGTCTTCCTAGATGGCAAAGAAGTTCCTTATCAAGATGGCATGGGAAATGCGTCGACTATTGATGGTAAGAAATACTTTAGCGGTCGTGCAGCCCAACGCCAAGGCAATCAAACTCTGGTTAGCCTAAAAGGTCTGGACGAAAACTTGCACGCAGTCACCCTTCAACTCGATCCTGATCGAAACGATTTGTCTCGAAATATCGGTATTCAGGTAGACCAATTCATCACTCGTGGCGAAGGTAGCGAACTCTATAGCAAGGCAGATATCATCCAGTCTATCTCTAAATGGAAAGATGATCTGTCAAACTTTGATTCAGCAGGCTTGAAAAATACGGCTACTGCACGCCAAGCTTTCCAAGCAAATCTAGAAAAATTGAGGAACCAACTCAGTACTGATGCTGTGGATGTTCAAGAAGTCATGTTAACGGTCAGTGCCTTACAAGATATCCTAAGCAAGGACGAAAACTACCAAAAACCTGGCGAAGGACCTAGTCCAGAACAGCCTGCTGAACCGAAACAGCCGGAAATCGAATACAATAAGGCCATGGCTAGCTTGACAGAAGCCATCGAGAAAAAAGTCGGTGAGCTTGGATCCAACAAGGAAGCTAAGAAGAAATTATTAGAAATTGCTGACCAAGCCATTGCTGCAATCCAAGAAGCTAAGACTCAGGAAGCAGTCAATCAAGCGCTAGAAACTGCTCTCGAACAAATCAGCAAGCTCGAAGCAGCTCAGCCTGAAAAACCGGCGCAACCTGAAAAACCAACTCAACCGGAAACTCCAGCTCAGCCTGAAAAACCTGCTCAGCCTGAAAAACCAGTTCAGCCTGAGAAACCTGCTCAGCCTGAAACTCCAGTTCAACCGGAAAAACCTGCTCAACCGGAAAAACCTGCTCAGCCTGAAAATCCGACTCAACCTGAGAAACCTGCTCAACCTGAGAAACCAGCACAACCTGAAACCCCAGCGCAACCGGAAAGTCCAGTTCAACCTGAGAAACCTGCTCAACCGGAAAAACCTGCTCAGCCTGAAAAACCGGCGCAACCGGAAAAACCTGCTCAGCCTGAAAAACCGGCGCAACCGGAAACTCCAGTTCAACCTGAAAAACCAACTCAACCGGAAACTCCAGCTCAGCCTGAAAAACCTGCTCAGCCTGAAAAACCGGCGCAACCGGAAAAACCTGCTCAACCTGAGAAACCAGCTCAACCTGAAACCCCAGCGCAACCGGAAACTCCAGCTCAGCCTGAAAAACCAGTTCAACCTGAGAAACCTGCTGAACCTGAGAAACCTGCTGAGCCTGAAAAACCTGCTCAACCGGAAAAGCCAGTTCAGCCTGAGAAACCGACGCAACCGGAAACTCCAGTTCAACCTGAGAAACCAATCACTTCTTCAAGTCCTGAGGAAGGGGTTAAAGACCTTGTCTTTACACTTCCAAGCTTGGAAATCGTCAATAAGGTAGTACCGTTCAAGACTATTCGTCACGAAAACCCACAATTAGACAAAGGAAAAGAGCAAGTTCTATCAGAAGGAAAAGACGGTCTTTTAGTTGAGTATGTTGAAGTGGACGGTGATAATCGCAAGGTTCTCCAAACAGAAGCAACTCCAGCTCAAGATCGAGTGATTGAGGTAGGTAGCAAACAAAGCTCAGTTGGTACAGAAGCGCCACCAGTTGTGACTCTTCCTGAGTATGTTCTACCAAGAGAGACTGAAAAACCGACTCCAGCCGTAACAGATAATTCATCAGCAAAAGATGAAAAAGCTCCTATTACAGCTACGGTCAAAGAAGACAAGGAAAGAGAACTCCCTGCAACTGGGGAACAAGAAGCAACTGCTTTCCTCTTCTTGGCAGTCATTACTTCTATCTTGTCTCTCCTCATCTTCCAAAAGAATTTCAAAGACTAA
- a CDS encoding TIGR04197 family type VII secretion effector: protein MSTVKSDINLAQTYATQLKNACQSLTAIAAASQDDLTTLQGNNKAHQCLTKDQNLASQITAAVTLTSERLHSVASDFEAVDEAAANSFRSNA from the coding sequence ATGTCAACAGTAAAAAGTGATATAAATCTTGCGCAAACATATGCGACTCAGCTTAAAAATGCTTGTCAATCGTTAACAGCGATCGCTGCGGCTAGTCAGGATGACTTAACGACCCTTCAAGGGAATAACAAGGCTCATCAATGTCTGACAAAGGATCAAAATCTAGCTAGTCAGATAACAGCCGCTGTCACCCTAACTTCCGAACGACTTCACTCTGTAGCGAGTGATTTTGAGGCGGTAGATGAGGCTGCTGCAAATAGTTTTAGGAGTAATGCATGA